From the Vespa velutina chromosome 16, iVesVel2.1, whole genome shotgun sequence genome, one window contains:
- the LOC124954742 gene encoding uncharacterized protein LOC124954742 → MNKMKSIFVFCGILIALCLFWQVEGNCQWNGEHLSVGEHIRNCKRIFCEESGGLSALGCPVYTCKEIIGYDDEDISKPFPECCGGPICKN, encoded by the exons ATGAACAAGATGAAATCTATATTCGTATTTTGTGGAATATTAATTGCATTATGTCTCTTCTGGCAAGttgaag GAAATTGTCAGTGGAATGGCGAACACCTCTCAGTTGGTGAACACATTCGTAATTGTAAAAGGATATTCTGCGAAGAGTCCGGCGGTCTCTCTGCACTCGG atgtCCAGTGTATACATGTAAGGAAATAATCGGATACGATGACGAAGATATAAGTAAACCTTTTCCAGAATGCTGTGGAGGACCAATCTGTAAGAATTAA
- the LOC124954818 gene encoding YY1-associated factor 2, with the protein MNHSGSGKRQAKVLEENYWDCSVCTYRNTAEAFKCLMCDVRKGTSTRKPRINPQLVAQQVAQQQYVPLLKPGKKEGSSGSSTTSSGKEKDRKLDKPRRKSRHPPRLKNIDRSTAQTNEVTVNNVTVVITEYKPKVKKSSDQSGISSSASSENGSQHDSNQDSRSLDIGTDA; encoded by the exons ATGAACCATTCCGGAAGCGGAAAACGTCAGGCGAAGGTTctggaagaaaattattggGACTGCAGTGTCTGCACATATAGAAATACAGCGGAAGCATTTAAGTGCCTCATGTGTGACGTCCGCAAAGGAACTTCCACGCGGAAACCCCGCATTAATCCTCAATTAGTGGCACAACAG GTTGCACAACAGCAATATGTGCCACTTTTAAAGCCTggcaaaaaagaaggaagtagtggtagtagtacaACTAGcagtggaaaagaaaaagaccgCAAACTGGACAAACCAAGGCGCAAGAGTAGGCATCCACCTCGTCTCAAAAATATAGATCGTAGTACGGCTCAAACCAATGAAGTAACGGTAAATAATGTTACCGTTGTTATTACTGAATATAAAccaaaagttaaaaaaagttCGGATCAGTCTGGTATTTCCAGCAGTGCTTCTTCTGAAAATGGAAGTCAGCATGATTCCAACCAAGACTCTAGAAGTCTGGATATAGGAACTGATGCCTAG
- the LOC124954813 gene encoding periodic tryptophan protein 1 homolog isoform X2, whose translation MNIVSCTTWVKRGIAATLPEKVELTSKELEEIIKQTQFDLQNDDSDKEEEEEEEAIGDEADSEKNKVKKNYDVNNSSMETDEYDFDKYDKESGDIHCNIGNIVSFGEDGKDPLITSAEIDDDSEKEDDMIKGDDNLVLLGHVDGDASILEIFVYNAAEGSFYCHHDILLPSFPLCIEWLNFDPSDTMPANLCAIGSMTPIIEVWDLDLIDCLEPVFKLGRKPSKKKKLTRIGHKDAVLDLAWNKNYTHILASGSVDQTVLLWDLENGKPATKLDPFNEKVQSLEWHPLETHHLLTGCADQVARLFDCKLESNVKEWQTPGEIERVLWNHFDANHFLISTNNGYLEYYDIREDSPIWQVKAHEAEITGLSFSSSYPGLLVTSSNDSIIKVWDILDSKDPCVIWEKKTNLGALQCLAANPDIPLVFAVGGDNKAHNFKVIDLSEISTVNDRFKKRETVHLEMKENSKKGEDYGIKGEMMEVAEGMESMALNIVNSSGVNKKKKKK comes from the exons ATGAATATAGTATCGTGCACCACGTGGGTTAAGAGAGGTATTGCTGCAACTCTTCCTGAAAAG GTTGAACTGACATCaaaagaattagaagaaattataaaacaaaccCAGTTTGATTTGCA gaaTGATGATtcggataaagaagaagaagaagaagaagaagcaattGGAGATGAAGCTGATtcggagaaaaataaagttaaaaagaacTATGATGTAAATAATAGTTCCATGGAAACCGATGAATatgattttgataaatatgataaagaga gcGGTGATATACATTGTAATATCGGAAATATAGTATCTTTTGGGGAGGACGGTAAAGATCCTCTTATAACATCAGCAGAGATTGATGATGattcagaaaaagaagatgacaTGATTAAAGGCGATGATAATTTAGTTTTGCTAGGACACGTTGATGGTGATGCCAgtatattggaaatatttg tatataatgcAGCAGAAGGTTCTTTTTATTGTCATCATGATATATTGTTACCATCATTTCCATTATGTATCGAATGGCTTAATTTTGATCCAAGTGATACAATGCCag CCAATTTATGTGCAATCGGAAGTATGACTCCAATAATCGAAGTTTGGGATCTTGACCTAATTGATTGTTTAGAACCAGTTTTTAAACTTGGACGTAAaccaagtaaaaaaaaaaaattgacccGTATCGGTCATAAAGATGCAGTATTAGATTTGGcatggaataaaaattatac acATATATTGGCAAGTGGTTCAGTTGATCAAACTGTTTTATTGTGGGATTTAGAAAATGGCAAACCTGCTACCAAATTAGATCCTTTCAATGAAAAAGTTCAGAGTCTTGAATGGCATCCATTAGAAACTCATCATCTCTTAACGGGATGTGCAGAcca aGTTGCAAGATTGTTCGATTGTAAATTAGAAAGCAATGTTAAAGAATGGCAGACACctggagaaatagaaagagtcTTATGGAATCACTTTGATGCTAATCATTTTCtt ATTAGCACAAATAATGGTTACCTTGAATATTATGACATAAGAGAAGATTCACCAATTTGGCAAGTCAAGGCTCATGAAGCAGAAATTACAg GATTATCTTTTAGCTCATCATATCCAGGATTATTAGTTACTTCATCGAATGATAGCATAATCAAAGTATGGGATATTCTTGATAGTAAAGATCCATGCGTTATATGGGAAAAGAAGACTAATTTAGGTGCATTGCAATGTCTTGCAGCAAATCCAGATATTCCACTTGTATTTGCTGTAGGTGGTGACAACAAAGCTCATAATTTTAAAGTTATAGATTTGTCTGAAATATCAACAG TTAATGacagatttaaaaaaagagaaactgtACATttggaaatgaaagaaaactcTAAAAAGGGTGAAGACTATGGCATAAAAGGAGAAATGATGGAAGTGGCTGAGGGTATGGAATCCATGGCATTAAACATTGTTAATTCTTCTggagttaataaaaaaaaaaaaaagaaataa
- the LOC124954813 gene encoding periodic tryptophan protein 1 homolog isoform X1, whose translation MTIRFLYKLLNAVHSISTKYTIAFLFMCLTILRFSNPLQTQEISCTTWVKRGIAATLPEKVELTSKELEEIIKQTQFDLQNDDSDKEEEEEEEAIGDEADSEKNKVKKNYDVNNSSMETDEYDFDKYDKESGDIHCNIGNIVSFGEDGKDPLITSAEIDDDSEKEDDMIKGDDNLVLLGHVDGDASILEIFVYNAAEGSFYCHHDILLPSFPLCIEWLNFDPSDTMPANLCAIGSMTPIIEVWDLDLIDCLEPVFKLGRKPSKKKKLTRIGHKDAVLDLAWNKNYTHILASGSVDQTVLLWDLENGKPATKLDPFNEKVQSLEWHPLETHHLLTGCADQVARLFDCKLESNVKEWQTPGEIERVLWNHFDANHFLISTNNGYLEYYDIREDSPIWQVKAHEAEITGLSFSSSYPGLLVTSSNDSIIKVWDILDSKDPCVIWEKKTNLGALQCLAANPDIPLVFAVGGDNKAHNFKVIDLSEISTVNDRFKKRETVHLEMKENSKKGEDYGIKGEMMEVAEGMESMALNIVNSSGVNKKKKKK comes from the exons ATGActattagatttttatataaacttttaaatGCTGTGCATTCTATTTCTACGAAGTATACGATTGCTTTCTTGTTTATGTGCTTAACGATTCTGAGATTTTCTAATCCACTCCAAACTCAAGAAA TATCGTGCACCACGTGGGTTAAGAGAGGTATTGCTGCAACTCTTCCTGAAAAG GTTGAACTGACATCaaaagaattagaagaaattataaaacaaaccCAGTTTGATTTGCA gaaTGATGATtcggataaagaagaagaagaagaagaagaagcaattGGAGATGAAGCTGATtcggagaaaaataaagttaaaaagaacTATGATGTAAATAATAGTTCCATGGAAACCGATGAATatgattttgataaatatgataaagaga gcGGTGATATACATTGTAATATCGGAAATATAGTATCTTTTGGGGAGGACGGTAAAGATCCTCTTATAACATCAGCAGAGATTGATGATGattcagaaaaagaagatgacaTGATTAAAGGCGATGATAATTTAGTTTTGCTAGGACACGTTGATGGTGATGCCAgtatattggaaatatttg tatataatgcAGCAGAAGGTTCTTTTTATTGTCATCATGATATATTGTTACCATCATTTCCATTATGTATCGAATGGCTTAATTTTGATCCAAGTGATACAATGCCag CCAATTTATGTGCAATCGGAAGTATGACTCCAATAATCGAAGTTTGGGATCTTGACCTAATTGATTGTTTAGAACCAGTTTTTAAACTTGGACGTAAaccaagtaaaaaaaaaaaattgacccGTATCGGTCATAAAGATGCAGTATTAGATTTGGcatggaataaaaattatac acATATATTGGCAAGTGGTTCAGTTGATCAAACTGTTTTATTGTGGGATTTAGAAAATGGCAAACCTGCTACCAAATTAGATCCTTTCAATGAAAAAGTTCAGAGTCTTGAATGGCATCCATTAGAAACTCATCATCTCTTAACGGGATGTGCAGAcca aGTTGCAAGATTGTTCGATTGTAAATTAGAAAGCAATGTTAAAGAATGGCAGACACctggagaaatagaaagagtcTTATGGAATCACTTTGATGCTAATCATTTTCtt ATTAGCACAAATAATGGTTACCTTGAATATTATGACATAAGAGAAGATTCACCAATTTGGCAAGTCAAGGCTCATGAAGCAGAAATTACAg GATTATCTTTTAGCTCATCATATCCAGGATTATTAGTTACTTCATCGAATGATAGCATAATCAAAGTATGGGATATTCTTGATAGTAAAGATCCATGCGTTATATGGGAAAAGAAGACTAATTTAGGTGCATTGCAATGTCTTGCAGCAAATCCAGATATTCCACTTGTATTTGCTGTAGGTGGTGACAACAAAGCTCATAATTTTAAAGTTATAGATTTGTCTGAAATATCAACAG TTAATGacagatttaaaaaaagagaaactgtACATttggaaatgaaagaaaactcTAAAAAGGGTGAAGACTATGGCATAAAAGGAGAAATGATGGAAGTGGCTGAGGGTATGGAATCCATGGCATTAAACATTGTTAATTCTTCTggagttaataaaaaaaaaaaaaagaaataa
- the LOC124954813 gene encoding periodic tryptophan protein 1 homolog isoform X3 encodes MFMNDDSDKEEEEEEEAIGDEADSEKNKVKKNYDVNNSSMETDEYDFDKYDKESGDIHCNIGNIVSFGEDGKDPLITSAEIDDDSEKEDDMIKGDDNLVLLGHVDGDASILEIFVYNAAEGSFYCHHDILLPSFPLCIEWLNFDPSDTMPANLCAIGSMTPIIEVWDLDLIDCLEPVFKLGRKPSKKKKLTRIGHKDAVLDLAWNKNYTHILASGSVDQTVLLWDLENGKPATKLDPFNEKVQSLEWHPLETHHLLTGCADQVARLFDCKLESNVKEWQTPGEIERVLWNHFDANHFLISTNNGYLEYYDIREDSPIWQVKAHEAEITGLSFSSSYPGLLVTSSNDSIIKVWDILDSKDPCVIWEKKTNLGALQCLAANPDIPLVFAVGGDNKAHNFKVIDLSEISTVNDRFKKRETVHLEMKENSKKGEDYGIKGEMMEVAEGMESMALNIVNSSGVNKKKKKK; translated from the exons Atgtttat gaaTGATGATtcggataaagaagaagaagaagaagaagaagcaattGGAGATGAAGCTGATtcggagaaaaataaagttaaaaagaacTATGATGTAAATAATAGTTCCATGGAAACCGATGAATatgattttgataaatatgataaagaga gcGGTGATATACATTGTAATATCGGAAATATAGTATCTTTTGGGGAGGACGGTAAAGATCCTCTTATAACATCAGCAGAGATTGATGATGattcagaaaaagaagatgacaTGATTAAAGGCGATGATAATTTAGTTTTGCTAGGACACGTTGATGGTGATGCCAgtatattggaaatatttg tatataatgcAGCAGAAGGTTCTTTTTATTGTCATCATGATATATTGTTACCATCATTTCCATTATGTATCGAATGGCTTAATTTTGATCCAAGTGATACAATGCCag CCAATTTATGTGCAATCGGAAGTATGACTCCAATAATCGAAGTTTGGGATCTTGACCTAATTGATTGTTTAGAACCAGTTTTTAAACTTGGACGTAAaccaagtaaaaaaaaaaaattgacccGTATCGGTCATAAAGATGCAGTATTAGATTTGGcatggaataaaaattatac acATATATTGGCAAGTGGTTCAGTTGATCAAACTGTTTTATTGTGGGATTTAGAAAATGGCAAACCTGCTACCAAATTAGATCCTTTCAATGAAAAAGTTCAGAGTCTTGAATGGCATCCATTAGAAACTCATCATCTCTTAACGGGATGTGCAGAcca aGTTGCAAGATTGTTCGATTGTAAATTAGAAAGCAATGTTAAAGAATGGCAGACACctggagaaatagaaagagtcTTATGGAATCACTTTGATGCTAATCATTTTCtt ATTAGCACAAATAATGGTTACCTTGAATATTATGACATAAGAGAAGATTCACCAATTTGGCAAGTCAAGGCTCATGAAGCAGAAATTACAg GATTATCTTTTAGCTCATCATATCCAGGATTATTAGTTACTTCATCGAATGATAGCATAATCAAAGTATGGGATATTCTTGATAGTAAAGATCCATGCGTTATATGGGAAAAGAAGACTAATTTAGGTGCATTGCAATGTCTTGCAGCAAATCCAGATATTCCACTTGTATTTGCTGTAGGTGGTGACAACAAAGCTCATAATTTTAAAGTTATAGATTTGTCTGAAATATCAACAG TTAATGacagatttaaaaaaagagaaactgtACATttggaaatgaaagaaaactcTAAAAAGGGTGAAGACTATGGCATAAAAGGAGAAATGATGGAAGTGGCTGAGGGTATGGAATCCATGGCATTAAACATTGTTAATTCTTCTggagttaataaaaaaaaaaaaaagaaataa
- the LOC124954820 gene encoding PAT complex subunit Asterix produces the protein MNSFSDPRRPEKEVRYKPTVSSNQAQPGDDSIPDYINILGIIFSMCGLMMRLKWCAWLALYCSCISFANSRVSDGTKHILSNFMLSISAVVMSYLQNPQPMTPPWATAIQ, from the coding sequence ATGAACAGTTTCTCAGATCCACGACGTCCCGAGAAGGAAGTTCGATACAAACCTACGGTGTCAAGTAATCAAGCACAACCAGGAGATGATTCGATACCagattacataaatattctaGGAATAATCTTCAGTATGTGCGGTTTAATGATGAGATTGAAATGGTGCGCTTGGCTAGCTCTTTATTGTTCTTGTATTAGTTTTGCCAATTCTAGAGTCAGTGATGGTACTAAACATATACTTAGCAATTTTATGTTATCCATATCTGCCGTTGTAATGTCTTATTTACAAAATCCACAGCCTATGACTCCTCCATGGGCAACAgcgatacaataa